A window of Clostridium sp. 'White wine YQ' contains these coding sequences:
- a CDS encoding methyl-accepting chemotaxis protein produces the protein MGFFNNSKKQNIEEVYQTTNENVEVTPVVEKKADSQVLTSIKSEIQSLQGNSDTFNSSINNIDNTLSSLADSSVKQSQNISEVTSFVENLRSSMEELAYNVTNVHIKVLDTDDAAGKGISTITTLDGSLEELKNAFNVSSSTVNDLVGKLEYVNSITDSISQIANQTNLLALNAAIEAARAGEAGRGFSVVAGEVRKLAENSKQAVQSITKLLEEIKVDIISASNAINGGNDALVSQEEAISSTKDSFNSIKSSINDATQEIEVFVENLTTVAAKTSEATDQVKDLETLTLENAALTQEIAATLKEEAQSSSSINDGLKRIANLID, from the coding sequence ATGGGATTTTTTAACAACTCAAAGAAACAGAATATCGAAGAAGTTTATCAAACAACTAATGAAAATGTAGAGGTTACTCCAGTGGTGGAGAAAAAAGCTGACTCACAAGTTTTAACATCAATAAAAAGTGAAATCCAGTCACTTCAAGGGAATTCAGATACTTTTAATTCATCTATAAACAATATAGATAATACATTAAGTTCTCTAGCAGATTCTTCAGTAAAACAAAGTCAAAACATATCAGAAGTTACTTCTTTTGTTGAGAACCTACGCTCATCAATGGAAGAATTAGCATATAACGTTACAAATGTTCACATAAAAGTTCTAGATACTGATGATGCTGCTGGAAAAGGTATCAGCACAATCACAACTCTAGACGGCTCACTTGAAGAATTAAAAAATGCATTCAATGTAAGTTCTTCTACTGTAAATGATTTAGTTGGCAAGCTAGAATATGTTAACTCAATTACAGATTCTATAAGTCAAATAGCAAATCAAACCAACCTTTTAGCTCTTAATGCTGCTATAGAAGCTGCTAGAGCAGGAGAAGCTGGAAGAGGTTTCTCAGTTGTTGCAGGAGAAGTTAGAAAACTAGCAGAAAATTCAAAACAAGCTGTTCAAAGTATAACTAAATTACTTGAGGAAATAAAGGTTGACATAATAAGTGCATCTAATGCTATAAACGGAGGAAATGATGCTCTAGTTTCTCAGGAAGAAGCTATTTCATCTACTAAAGATTCATTTAATAGCATAAAATCTTCTATTAATGATGCAACTCAAGAAATAGAGGTATTCGTAGAAAACCTTACTACTGTTGCTGCAAAAACTTCAGAAGCTACTGATCAAGTTAAAGACTTAGAAACATTAACTTTAGAAAATGCAGCTTTGACTCAAGAAATAGCAGCTACATTAAAAGAGGAAGCTCAATCTTCTTCAAGCATAAATGATGGTTTAAAGAGAATTGCTAATTTAATTGATTAG
- a CDS encoding ArsR/SmtB family transcription factor yields MELNYKELEDLCEILKVLAHPVRLCIVKGLAEHGGCNVSKMQECLNMPQSTVSQHLGKLRAAGIIHGERKGLEIIYKVKNEKIIKIVKSICET; encoded by the coding sequence ATGGAATTAAATTATAAAGAATTGGAAGATCTATGTGAGATATTAAAGGTTTTAGCACACCCAGTAAGGTTATGCATAGTAAAGGGCTTAGCAGAACACGGTGGATGTAATGTGTCCAAAATGCAAGAGTGCTTAAATATGCCACAATCAACAGTTTCTCAACACCTTGGAAAACTAAGAGCAGCTGGTATAATTCATGGAGAAAGAAAAGGTCTAGAAATAATTTATAAGGTAAAAAATGAAAAGATTATTAAAATTGTAAAATCTATTTGTGAGACTTAA
- a CDS encoding metallophosphoesterase produces the protein MALYAISDLHLSFNSDKPMDIFGDKWIKHEEKIKQNWIKNVSNEDTVLIAGDISWSMKTDESLEDLNWINELPGRKVIIKGNHDYWWGGIKKLNSLYDNMNFIQNNFFEYDGWAICGSRGWICPGSEKFSQKDEKIYNRELIRLKLSLDSAKSKGFENIICMIHYPPTNEKFNESGFVSLFKEYGVKKVVYGHLHGPSLGNVLSGEKDGIEYIMTSCDYIDFNPIKIL, from the coding sequence ATGGCATTATACGCAATATCAGACTTACACCTATCATTTAATTCAGATAAGCCGATGGATATATTCGGAGATAAGTGGATAAAGCATGAAGAAAAGATAAAACAAAATTGGATTAAGAATGTAAGTAATGAAGATACAGTTTTAATCGCAGGTGATATATCTTGGTCAATGAAAACTGACGAAAGCTTAGAGGATTTAAATTGGATAAACGAATTACCTGGAAGAAAAGTGATAATTAAAGGTAATCATGATTATTGGTGGGGTGGAATAAAAAAATTAAATTCATTATATGATAATATGAATTTTATACAGAATAACTTTTTTGAATATGATGGATGGGCTATTTGTGGATCAAGAGGATGGATATGCCCAGGTAGTGAAAAATTCTCTCAAAAAGATGAAAAAATATATAACAGAGAACTTATAAGATTAAAATTGTCTTTAGATAGTGCTAAAAGTAAAGGCTTTGAAAATATAATTTGTATGATTCATTACCCGCCAACTAATGAGAAATTTAATGAATCTGGATTTGTTAGTCTTTTCAAAGAGTATGGAGTTAAAAAAGTTGTATATGGACATCTTCATGGACCTTCATTAGGGAATGTACTAAGTGGAGAAAAAGATGGAATTGAATATATTATGACTTCATGCGATTATATTGATTTTAATCCAATAAAAATACTTTGA
- a CDS encoding EscU/YscU/HrcU family type III secretion system export apparatus switch protein, producing MNHKRKVAALKYEENYDAPVVTAAGMGYVAEKILEKAHENDVPVVVNKELADLLCNVDVGNEIPDDLYEAVAHVIAFITDLDNKNRK from the coding sequence ATGAATCATAAAAGAAAAGTAGCTGCCTTAAAATATGAAGAGAATTATGATGCTCCAGTGGTTACTGCAGCTGGAATGGGATATGTAGCAGAGAAAATACTTGAAAAAGCTCATGAAAATGACGTCCCAGTAGTAGTTAATAAAGAATTAGCAGATTTACTTTGCAATGTTGATGTAGGTAATGAAATACCTGATGATTTATATGAAGCTGTAGCCCATGTAATTGCTTTTATTACAGACTTAGATAATAAAAATCGAAAGTAA
- the tyrS gene encoding tyrosine--tRNA ligase, whose translation MAMILDELMDRGYIKQFTHEQETRELLEKEKITFYIGFDPTADSLHVGHFIAMMFMAHMQKAGHRPIALLGGGTAMVGDPSGKTDMRKMLTKEQIEHNVTSIKKQMEKFIDFEDGKALIVNNADWLLNLNYVDFLREVGTHFSVNRMLTAECFKQRLEKGLSFLEFNYMLMQGYDFYVLNKEYDCKMQLGGDDQWSNMIAGVELIRRKSAKDAFAMTCTLLTNSEGQKMGKTVNGALWLDPEKTSPYDFYQYWRNVGDSDVQKCLALLTFLPMEEVRRLGSLKDAEINEAKKVLAYEITKLVHGETEAQKAKEASEALFGSGNNLSNVPTVTVGKDAFGKVLLDLLVETAIIPSKKEGRRLVEQGGLTLNGEKVLDFKREFSEEDVKEGSALIKRGKKNYNRIVVE comes from the coding sequence ATGGCAATGATTTTAGACGAACTTATGGATCGTGGGTATATAAAACAATTTACTCATGAACAAGAAACAAGAGAATTATTAGAGAAGGAAAAAATAACTTTTTATATAGGATTCGACCCTACAGCAGATTCATTACATGTTGGGCATTTTATAGCCATGATGTTTATGGCACACATGCAAAAGGCTGGACATAGACCTATAGCACTTTTGGGTGGTGGTACAGCAATGGTTGGTGACCCAAGTGGGAAAACAGATATGAGAAAGATGCTTACTAAAGAACAAATAGAGCATAACGTAACATCTATAAAGAAACAAATGGAAAAGTTTATTGACTTTGAAGATGGAAAAGCTTTAATAGTAAATAATGCTGATTGGCTACTTAACTTAAATTATGTAGACTTCTTAAGAGAAGTAGGAACTCATTTTTCTGTAAATAGAATGCTTACTGCAGAGTGTTTTAAACAAAGACTAGAAAAAGGGTTGTCGTTTCTTGAATTTAATTATATGCTTATGCAAGGATATGATTTTTATGTATTAAATAAAGAATATGATTGCAAAATGCAATTAGGTGGAGATGACCAGTGGTCAAATATGATAGCTGGAGTTGAACTTATAAGAAGAAAATCAGCTAAAGATGCTTTTGCAATGACATGCACCCTATTAACTAACAGTGAAGGCCAAAAGATGGGTAAAACAGTAAATGGTGCGTTATGGTTAGATCCAGAAAAAACTTCTCCATATGACTTTTATCAGTACTGGAGAAATGTTGGGGACTCTGATGTTCAAAAGTGCTTAGCACTTCTTACATTTTTACCTATGGAAGAAGTAAGACGTTTAGGTAGTTTAAAAGATGCAGAAATTAATGAAGCTAAAAAAGTATTAGCTTATGAAATTACAAAGTTGGTACACGGTGAAACAGAGGCTCAGAAGGCTAAAGAAGCATCAGAAGCATTATTTGGATCAGGAAATAACTTAAGTAATGTTCCAACAGTGACAGTAGGAAAAGATGCTTTTGGAAAAGTTCTTTTAGATTTACTTGTAGAAACTGCGATTATACCTTCAAAGAAAGAGGGAAGAAGATTAGTTGAACAAGGTGGATTAACCCTTAATGGAGAAAAAGTTTTAGACTTTAAAAGAGAATTTTCTGAAGAGGATGTGAAAGAAGGTTCTGCATTAATTAAAAGAGGTAAAAAGAATTACAATAGGATAGTTGTAGAATAA
- a CDS encoding AlbA family DNA-binding domain-containing protein — protein MDRRKLMTLIKQEEGIKLDFKQKIDIGTDSGKKELAKDICAIANSKGGRGYLIVGVEDKTKNIIGIEKEYIFSEEQIQQIVASRCETPIPIKVDFFEVEKKNIGVITIYDGQQKPYQIRENGAFYIRRGSTTDVMRKEELLSAFQENLNIVLEAFPLIRSNISALNMKLVDKYFQKKGIIINDENREFLLESASIIVRDGDSDNYFCSLGGLLVFSDINYLYIPNNIVTIRVLSKENKEETVVISGNLMNIIDESEKKINEVLPNEYPKQPILEALKNAVLYRDYTHINRGIDVVIGHKSIEVMSPGNLLYPKVYQDNFSYLKRNIWLYEKMITLDEHKRFSQGVDGFNIMKKAFYGKGRVKFVNSRIEEVFKVIFPGWSICEN, from the coding sequence ATGGATAGAAGAAAATTAATGACCCTTATTAAACAAGAAGAGGGAATAAAGTTAGACTTTAAGCAAAAGATAGATATAGGCACAGATAGCGGCAAAAAGGAGCTTGCTAAGGATATTTGCGCTATTGCAAACTCTAAAGGGGGAAGAGGATACTTAATTGTTGGAGTTGAGGATAAAACTAAAAATATTATTGGTATTGAGAAAGAATATATTTTTAGTGAAGAGCAAATTCAGCAAATAGTAGCATCTAGATGTGAAACTCCAATTCCTATAAAAGTAGATTTTTTTGAGGTTGAAAAAAAGAATATAGGAGTAATAACTATATATGATGGGCAGCAAAAACCATATCAAATAAGAGAAAATGGAGCATTTTATATAAGGAGAGGGTCTACAACAGATGTCATGAGAAAAGAGGAATTATTATCAGCTTTTCAAGAGAACTTGAACATAGTTTTAGAGGCATTTCCTCTTATACGTAGTAATATTAGTGCTTTAAATATGAAATTAGTAGATAAATATTTTCAAAAGAAGGGAATAATCATAAATGATGAAAATAGAGAATTCCTTTTGGAAAGTGCATCAATAATAGTAAGAGATGGTGATTCCGATAATTATTTTTGCTCACTAGGTGGATTATTAGTTTTCTCAGATATAAATTATTTATACATACCAAATAATATTGTTACAATTAGGGTATTAAGCAAAGAAAATAAGGAAGAAACAGTAGTTATTTCAGGTAACCTTATGAATATAATAGATGAAAGTGAAAAGAAGATTAATGAGGTTTTACCAAACGAATATCCTAAACAGCCAATACTTGAGGCTTTAAAAAACGCGGTATTATATAGAGATTATACTCATATAAATAGAGGAATAGATGTAGTTATAGGTCATAAATCTATTGAGGTAATGAGTCCAGGAAACCTCCTATATCCAAAAGTTTATCAAGATAATTTTAGCTACTTAAAAAGGAATATATGGTTATATGAAAAAATGATTACTTTAGATGAACATAAGCGCTTCTCACAAGGCGTGGATGGATTTAATATAATGAAAAAAGCCTTTTATGGTAAGGGTAGAGTAAAGTTTGTTAACTCTAGGATTGAAGAAGTTTTTAAAGTCATTTTTCCAGGATGGTCAATTTGTGAAAATTAG
- a CDS encoding YajQ family cyclic di-GMP-binding protein: protein MASSYSFDIVSQVDMQEVDNAVNQSLKEISQRYDFKGSKTSIELLKDEIKIHSEDEYKLKTVIEILKAKFVKRGVSPKAIDIGKIDNASLGTVKVTANIINGISKEKAKEIQSSIKESKIKVQTQVMEDQLRVTGKNKDDLQEVIGLVKQKDFGIAVQFVNFR from the coding sequence ATGGCAAGTAGTTATTCTTTCGATATTGTTTCACAGGTTGATATGCAAGAAGTAGATAATGCTGTAAATCAATCATTAAAGGAAATAAGTCAAAGATATGATTTTAAAGGAAGCAAAACTTCTATTGAGTTATTAAAGGATGAAATAAAAATACATTCAGAAGATGAATATAAGTTGAAAACAGTTATAGAAATATTAAAAGCTAAATTTGTTAAGAGAGGAGTTTCTCCTAAAGCCATTGATATTGGCAAAATTGATAATGCTAGTTTAGGAACAGTAAAAGTTACAGCTAATATTATAAATGGAATTTCTAAAGAAAAAGCAAAAGAGATTCAAAGTTCAATTAAGGAATCTAAAATTAAAGTTCAAACACAAGTAATGGAAGATCAGCTAAGAGTAACAGGAAAGAATAAGGATGATTTACAGGAAGTGATTGGACTAGTAAAACAGAAGGATTTTGGCATAGCAGTTCAGTTTGTAAATTTTAGATAA
- a CDS encoding Ger(x)C family spore germination protein: MRKLKKIIGLVMTLILMAASTGCYNYRDINKVTFVTSAILDLDPFDNVVIYLECINPYRNTNESSDKGKRIVYAGTGKTFLEAIRDVGRSSSYKINFTQNRAYIFTENAARKGLKRHIDLIEKDQELLVKPDMFVYYGSLDPLIKFGDNDEYLGLYLNELTQKMKTTPTVLYMNTSDYLTERMAGNGTTVIGGLRFKEDIVGKKLELSGGGVFKGDRLVQNINEDEGLSFNFLRDNVKSGTLEVRNPQDRDTFVTLEILKSKTKTDIQYDGQRVRLLKKIIINASIAEAQGKLIVDENVINYIKTWEAENIRKHLSQVFSVYKNQNIDIFQVESKLSKKYSKVEIEDPIRLTDLIVDVDLNIEGTSKTKNSL; this comes from the coding sequence GTGAGAAAACTAAAGAAGATAATAGGATTAGTAATGACATTGATTCTTATGGCAGCATCTACAGGATGCTATAACTATAGAGATATAAATAAGGTTACATTTGTGACTTCGGCAATTTTAGACTTGGATCCGTTTGATAATGTTGTAATATATTTGGAATGTATAAATCCTTACAGAAACACAAATGAAAGTTCTGATAAAGGTAAGAGAATAGTCTATGCGGGTACAGGAAAGACTTTTCTTGAGGCAATTCGGGATGTTGGGAGAAGTTCCTCATACAAAATTAATTTTACCCAAAATAGAGCATATATATTTACAGAAAATGCTGCAAGAAAGGGCTTAAAAAGACACATAGATTTAATAGAAAAAGACCAAGAACTATTAGTAAAACCAGATATGTTTGTGTATTATGGATCACTAGACCCATTAATTAAGTTTGGAGATAATGATGAATATCTAGGGCTATATTTAAATGAATTAACACAGAAAATGAAAACAACTCCTACAGTATTGTACATGAATACAAGTGATTATTTAACTGAGCGGATGGCAGGTAACGGAACAACTGTAATAGGAGGCTTAAGGTTTAAAGAAGATATTGTAGGGAAAAAGCTAGAACTTTCTGGTGGAGGTGTATTTAAAGGGGATAGACTTGTACAAAATATTAATGAAGATGAAGGTCTGAGCTTCAATTTTTTAAGAGATAATGTAAAGTCTGGCACTCTTGAAGTAAGAAATCCACAAGATAGAGATACTTTTGTAACTTTAGAAATTTTAAAAAGTAAAACTAAAACTGATATTCAGTATGATGGCCAAAGGGTAAGACTTTTAAAAAAAATAATAATAAATGCATCTATAGCAGAAGCTCAAGGAAAACTCATAGTAGATGAAAATGTTATTAATTATATTAAAACTTGGGAAGCAGAAAATATAAGAAAGCATCTTTCACAAGTATTTAGTGTATACAAAAACCAAAATATTGATATATTCCAAGTAGAGAGTAAATTAAGTAAAAAATACTCTAAAGTAGAAATTGAAGATCCTATTAGATTAACAGATTTAATAGTTGATGTAGATTTAAATATTGAAGGAACCTCAAAAACAAAGAATTCTCTATAA
- a CDS encoding spore germination protein — protein sequence MSKNNLDIIKEKFNNAFDVKYREIETPIGKATLVFIDDLCSSDFISQYIIKPLIAKRNNISNTEDLLTKVLDINLAGDVKDISDAELHILMGDVVLIFSQNEKMLYCEVKGFVRRSVGIPVTESVLKGPREGFAEALVDNVALIRRRIKNPSLKFEVMFAGTESQTTICVCYMDGIAPSNLVEEVKRKVKKIKYNFILDTNYIENELKEKKSVFDTVGYTEKPDEVCSKIMEGRVSVIVDGTPFVITVPYFFLENFQAPDDYYLNKYFVNFTRCLRWIAFFISTFLPGIYVAIITYHYGMIPTLFVFRLAVARAGVPFPTFLEVILMMVFFQLIKEAGLRLPQPIGGAMSIVSALILGDAAVGAGLASRTTILVVAISTVSYFLIPKVYGAVSIWSIIIVILSAAYGLIGFTIGEMVLIAHLASLKTTGYSYLFPLGTTKSHEFKDIIFRGDLRKISGRIFSKGE from the coding sequence ATGAGCAAGAATAATTTAGATATTATTAAGGAGAAGTTTAATAATGCTTTTGATGTAAAGTATAGAGAAATTGAGACACCAATTGGAAAAGCTACACTGGTATTTATAGATGATTTGTGCTCATCTGATTTCATAAGCCAGTATATTATTAAACCACTAATAGCTAAAAGAAATAATATTAGTAATACTGAAGACCTTTTAACTAAAGTTTTGGATATTAATTTAGCTGGGGACGTTAAAGATATTAGTGATGCTGAATTACATATATTAATGGGTGACGTAGTACTTATATTTAGTCAAAATGAAAAAATGCTTTATTGTGAAGTTAAAGGTTTTGTTAGGAGAAGTGTAGGAATACCTGTTACAGAGTCAGTGCTTAAAGGTCCTAGAGAGGGGTTTGCAGAAGCACTTGTTGATAATGTAGCATTAATCAGAAGAAGAATAAAAAATCCTAGCTTGAAATTTGAAGTAATGTTTGCGGGAACAGAATCTCAAACAACCATTTGCGTATGCTATATGGATGGCATTGCCCCAAGTAATTTAGTTGAAGAGGTAAAACGTAAGGTAAAGAAAATAAAATATAATTTTATATTAGATACAAACTACATAGAAAATGAACTTAAGGAAAAGAAGAGTGTTTTTGATACTGTAGGATATACAGAAAAGCCAGATGAAGTATGTTCGAAGATCATGGAGGGACGGGTATCAGTAATTGTTGATGGAACACCTTTTGTTATTACAGTTCCTTATTTCTTTTTGGAAAATTTTCAAGCTCCAGATGATTATTATCTAAATAAATACTTCGTAAATTTTACCAGGTGCCTTAGATGGATTGCATTTTTTATATCAACATTTTTGCCTGGTATATATGTTGCTATAATAACATACCATTATGGAATGATTCCAACCTTGTTTGTATTTAGATTGGCAGTAGCAAGGGCGGGAGTTCCATTCCCAACATTTTTAGAAGTCATTCTAATGATGGTATTTTTTCAATTAATAAAAGAAGCGGGCTTAAGATTGCCTCAACCAATTGGAGGGGCCATGAGTATAGTATCTGCATTGATACTTGGTGATGCAGCAGTAGGAGCAGGATTAGCGTCGAGAACAACTATTTTAGTTGTAGCAATAAGTACCGTTAGTTATTTCTTGATACCAAAAGTATATGGAGCAGTGTCTATATGGTCCATTATTATTGTGATTTTATCTGCAGCTTATGGATTAATAGGATTTACTATTGGAGAAATGGTATTGATTGCTCACTTGGCTTCACTAAAAACAACTGGATATAGTTATTTATTTCCGCTAGGTACGACTAAAAGTCATGAATTTAAGGATATTATCTTTAGAGGTGATTTAAGAAAGATATCTGGAAGAATATTTAGTAAGGGGGAATAA
- a CDS encoding endospore germination permease, whose protein sequence is MDKITSKHFMFFIICLTMLSIKLYPGLVIEWGGRDAWLYTLIAGLILITVGYIIINTFVKYNIPDLNFLYIKSFGKSFGTIFLLLFSAVLFLNCCESITALSSAIHTNLFIETPLFFSYLFLIIPCIYMASKGFDSIFKLALVSITFMLICTFLLIILGLPYNKYLNVTPILENKLNLNSFFSILYALGLMSTLGISLPYIKNISKKNNLKSHYFIAIIIALIIIVYSVFNIICSLGPIRANNLFYPEFIQAQRISYGGYVESGELFVLMQYMLGFIIKYLLCIYGIFYINESKLTNKFKFFTIISIFIFLFCFYFSKNTYNFIVELNYLSLANLVVILIIPLIACMLFKFSHKAN, encoded by the coding sequence TTGGATAAAATAACAAGTAAACATTTTATGTTTTTTATTATATGTTTGACTATGCTCTCAATAAAATTATATCCTGGTCTAGTTATTGAGTGGGGGGGAAGAGATGCCTGGTTGTATACACTTATTGCCGGGTTAATACTTATTACTGTTGGTTATATAATAATAAATACATTTGTCAAATACAATATTCCAGATTTAAACTTTCTTTATATTAAGTCCTTTGGGAAATCCTTTGGAACTATTTTTTTATTGCTCTTTTCAGCAGTTTTATTTCTGAATTGCTGTGAAAGTATAACAGCTTTATCTAGTGCTATTCATACAAATTTATTTATAGAGACCCCTTTGTTTTTTTCTTATTTATTTTTAATAATACCTTGTATTTATATGGCTTCAAAAGGCTTCGACAGTATTTTTAAACTTGCATTGGTTTCAATAACATTTATGCTTATATGTACATTTCTGCTAATAATACTTGGACTTCCATATAATAAATATTTAAATGTGACTCCTATACTAGAAAATAAATTAAATCTAAATTCATTTTTTAGCATACTCTATGCTTTGGGACTTATGTCAACCCTTGGAATTTCTTTGCCATATATAAAGAATATTTCAAAGAAAAATAATTTAAAATCCCACTATTTTATAGCTATTATTATCGCATTAATAATTATTGTCTACTCAGTCTTTAATATTATTTGCTCCTTGGGACCAATAAGAGCTAATAACTTATTTTACCCAGAATTCATTCAAGCACAAAGGATTTCTTACGGCGGATATGTTGAAAGTGGTGAATTATTTGTTTTAATGCAATATATGCTTGGATTTATTATTAAATATTTATTATGCATATATGGAATATTCTATATTAATGAAAGTAAACTCACTAATAAATTTAAATTTTTCACCATCATATCAATATTCATATTCTTGTTTTGCTTTTATTTTAGTAAAAATACATATAATTTTATTGTAGAATTAAACTATCTATCCTTGGCTAATTTAGTCGTAATTTTGATAATTCCACTAATAGCATGTATGCTTTTTAAATTTAGCCATAAAGCCAATTAG
- a CDS encoding zinc-ribbon domain-containing protein, which yields MEDKTLVCKDCGKEFVFTVGEQEFYKEKGFENDPVRCPECRKARKAQKFNRDRF from the coding sequence ATGGAAGATAAAACTTTAGTATGCAAAGATTGTGGAAAGGAATTTGTTTTCACTGTTGGTGAACAAGAATTCTATAAAGAAAAAGGATTCGAAAATGATCCTGTAAGATGCCCTGAATGCAGAAAAGCTAGAAAAGCTCAAAAATTCAACAGAGACAGATTCTAA
- a CDS encoding DUF5670 family protein, which produces MVFFRWIGGFVLFFWILGLIFRIGGYAINFLLVLAAIVFILDALFGRRKNY; this is translated from the coding sequence ATGGTTTTTTTTAGATGGATTGGTGGATTCGTATTATTCTTTTGGATTTTAGGACTTATTTTCAGAATTGGTGGCTATGCTATTAATTTTTTATTAGTTTTAGCTGCTATCGTTTTTATACTCGATGCCTTATTCGGAAGAAGAAAAAACTATTAA
- the trpS gene encoding tryptophan--tRNA ligase — protein MDDRKKVIFSGIQPSGDLTLGNYLGALKNWVKLQEEYDCYFCVVDLHAITVRQTPANLRKKTLEMLAIYIGAGIDPEKNTLFIQSHVSAHSELSWLLTCNTYMGELGRMTQYKDKSQKLGDSIGSGLFNYPVLMAADILLYNADLVPVGKDQKQHLELCRDIANRFNNTYSDTFIIPDPYIPTTGAKIMNLQDPLKKMSKSDENPNTYILIMDPPEVIRKKISRAVTDTLGKINYSDEQPGIKNLINILCSIKGITPEDVVANYTDKGYAEFKKDVGDAIVDELTPLQEKINNLLLNKSYLEEIYKNGAVKASYVANKTLRKVQKKIGLIPR, from the coding sequence ATGGATGATAGAAAAAAAGTTATCTTTAGTGGTATACAACCATCTGGTGATTTAACTTTAGGAAACTACTTAGGAGCATTAAAAAATTGGGTAAAGTTACAAGAAGAATATGATTGTTATTTTTGTGTGGTTGATTTACATGCAATTACTGTTCGCCAAACTCCAGCTAACCTAAGAAAAAAGACCTTAGAAATGTTAGCTATTTATATAGGTGCTGGTATTGATCCTGAAAAAAATACTTTATTTATTCAGTCTCATGTTTCAGCTCATAGTGAACTCTCTTGGTTATTAACTTGTAATACTTACATGGGTGAACTTGGAAGAATGACTCAATATAAGGACAAATCTCAAAAGTTAGGTGATTCTATAGGTTCTGGTTTATTCAACTACCCTGTTTTAATGGCTGCTGATATATTATTATATAATGCTGACTTAGTCCCTGTTGGGAAGGATCAAAAACAACACTTGGAACTATGCAGAGATATTGCAAATAGATTTAATAATACCTATAGTGATACATTTATTATACCTGACCCATATATTCCAACAACAGGCGCTAAAATAATGAATTTACAAGACCCATTAAAGAAAATGTCTAAATCAGATGAAAATCCAAATACTTATATCTTAATAATGGACCCCCCAGAGGTTATACGTAAGAAAATAAGTAGAGCTGTTACTGATACTTTAGGCAAAATTAATTACTCAGATGAGCAACCTGGAATTAAAAACCTAATAAATATCCTTTGTTCTATTAAAGGGATAACTCCAGAAGATGTAGTTGCTAATTATACTGATAAAGGTTATGCTGAATTTAAGAAAGACGTTGGTGATGCGATTGTAGATGAATTGACTCCTTTACAAGAAAAAATCAACAATCTCTTATTAAATAAATCGTATTTAGAAGAAATTTATAAAAATGGTGCTGTTAAAGCATCCTACGTAGCAAATAAAACTTTAAGAAAAGTTCAAAAGAAAATTGGATTAATTCCTAGATAA